The following coding sequences are from one Ctenopharyngodon idella isolate HZGC_01 chromosome 17, HZGC01, whole genome shotgun sequence window:
- the ctage5 gene encoding melanoma inhibitory activity protein 2 isoform X7 → MAIFVEVTVNEIASIVDKVVSSLPDDIRPGPDLYGLPWEAVVFTGFLGLFTLLLFSCRFIHSVKSRLYASKEKQMAHKVAELLDEKCKVLETFSEVKQRFDKLESALQNNGVSAQAAEKDSVEVASQKLEQSNAQMKKEIKRLQEELSQQNKARKQQEDQLAELEQILSNLEEEAKDRKSQLEQDNTTLKIHEINTERLQKNLQAAKEEHAMLLESKAQLVQEAEGWGERLGELEEEMKMCERSHSGMLEDCTNKDERIKSLTECLLKMRDWDSEDESSVDGSTNTAGTENGDSSEFHKKQKVQKLIEAAKMSADLKSMEEDKNRVFAKLADEIKAKEDLHEGIKQLEEQKEVLESESANYSSESQKLQQKLQIMTEMYQENELKLHRMLTVEEKERSQKEEKLNKAGKKISLTAEELITYRQRAKDLEEELDRTSQAYKNQITSHEKKAHDNWLAARAADRDLADVKRENANLRQKLTDAQFKVDILEKDVREGRPLFRGERSPYGPSPLGRPSSETRAFLSPPTLMDGPPRLSPQFMGPGRASRGLVEPPSGGPDFERSGPHSDSGSLSPSWDRERRGPPAPPGHPLPDPGLPYRRPPPGPYSMGPLPHRPPLPPEPYFDDKSDPSFLRNSSSISENESRDGPHSMTGDMRLPPDPDSRMGPPPGPPLMGIPPPMDPRDPRFLHRGPYGPPEFFLPRGPGVPPIGMRGPLPPGMFPRAPMPLPQHMGYLPPRPPPDSFHPGPPPRPSPPGSEQPPNQSPSPHDVI, encoded by the exons ATGGCGATTTTTGTTGAAGTCACAGTTAATGAAATTGCATCTATAGTGGACAAG GTTGTGTCTTCACTTCCTGATGATATCAGGCCTGGTCCTGACTTATATGGACTTCCATGGGAAGCTGTGGTTTTCACTGGATTTTTAGGTTTATTCACACTGCTTCTGTTCAGCTGCAGGTTCATTCATTCT GTCAAAAGTCGACTATATGCAA GTAAAGAGAAGCAAATGGCACATAAAGTGGCTGAACTGCTTGATGAAAAGTGCAAGGTGCTGGAGACATTCAGTGAAGTAAAACAGAGG TTTGACAAACTAGAGTCCGCACTGCAGAACAATGGCGTGTCTGCTCAAGCTGCAGAAAAAGACAGTGTAGAG GTGGCATCACAGAAACTTGAACAATCAAATGCTCAGATGAAAAAGGAAATTAAGAGGCTACAAGAAGAGCTGTCCcaacaaaacaaagcaagaAAACAACAAGAGGATCAG CTTGCTGAACTCGAACAGATTTTAAGTAATTTAGAAGAGGAGGCTAAGGATCGAAAGTCACAGTTAGAACAG GACAACACAACACTGAAGATCCATGAGATCAACACAGAGAGACTACAGAAAAACCTGCAGGCAGCCAAAGAAGAGCATGCAATGTTGCTTGAGAGTAAAGCACAG CTGGTGCAAGAAGCAGAGGGCTGGGGTGAACGTCTCGGTGAGCTGGAGGAGGAGATGAAAATGTGTGAAAGATCTCATTCTGGCATGCTGGAGGACTGCACTAATAAAGATGAACGCATCAAG TCACTGACAGAGTGCCTTTTGAAGATGCGAGATTGGGATTCTGAGGACGAGAGCAGCGTTGATGGCAGCACTAATACAGCTGGAACTGAGAATGGTGACAGTTCAG AGTTCCATAAGAAGCAAAAAGTACAGAAACTCATTGAAGCAGCCAAG ATGAGTGCAGACTTAAAGTCCATGGAGGAGGACAAAAACAGGGTGTTCGCCAAACTCGCAGATGAAATTAAAGCCAAAGAAGATCTCCATG AGGGGATCAAACAACTTGAGGAGCAGAAGGAGGTGTTGGAGTCGGAGAGTGCCAACTATTCTAGTGAAAGCCAGAAACTCCAGCAGAAACTTCAGATCATGACAGAGATGTACCAAGAGAATGAACTCAAACTACACAG GATGTTGACGGTGGAGGAGAAGGAGCGCTCACAGAAGGAGGAGAAGCTCAACAAGGCAGGCAAAAAGATCAGTCTCACTGCAGAGGAGCTCATCACTTATAG ACAGCGAGCCAAAGACCTAGAGGAGGAACTGGACCGGACTTCACAGGCTTATAAGAATCAG aTTACATCTCATGAGAAAAAGGCTCATGATAACTGG CTAGCCGCAAGGGCAGCGGATCGAGACCTGGCTGATGTCAAGAGAGAAAACGCAAATCTCCGCCAGAA GCTGACTGATGCCCAGTTTAAAGTCGATATTCTTGAAAAGGATGTACGAGAGGGCAGACCTTTATTTAGAG GTGAAAGATCTCCATATGGACCCTCTCCTCTTGGCCGACCATCCTCAGAAACACGGGCCTTCCTGTCCCCTCCTACACTAATGGACGGCCCCCCTCGACTCTCACCCCAGTTTATGGGTCCAGGCAGAG CATCCCGAGGCCTGGTAGAGCCCCCTAGTGGTGGGCCAGACTTTGAGCGCAGTGGCCCTCACTCTGATAGTGGCTCACTGTCTCCCTCCTGGGACAGGGAACGCAGGGGCCCTCCCGCCCCTCCAG GTCACCCTCTCCCAGATCCAGGTTTGCCATACAGGAGGCCTCCTCCAGGTCCGTATTCTATGGGTCCTTTGCCTCATAGACCTCCACTTCCTCCTGAGCCATACTTTGATGACAAATCAG ATCCATCATTTTTAAGAAACAGCTCATCTATCAGTGAGAATGAGAGCAGAGAT GGACCTCACTCGATGACTGGTGACATGAGATTGCCCCCTGACCCAGATTCAAGAATGGGACCTCCTCCTGGTCCCCCGTTGATGGGAATACCTCCACCGATGGACCCTAGGGACCCACGTTTCCTACACAGGGGCCCTTATGGACCTCCGGAGTTCTTTCTCCCTCGTGGGCCTGGAGTTCCCCCCATTGGCA TGCGAGGGCCACTTCCCCCTGGGATGTTTCCCAGAGCTCCAATGCCGCTCCCTCAACATATGGGCTATCTGCCACCAAGACCTCCACCTGACAGTTTCCACCCTGGACCGCCTCCCAGACCCTCCCCACCAGGCAGCGAGCAGCCACCCAACCAGTCGCCCTCTCCTCATGATGTCATCTGA
- the ctage5 gene encoding melanoma inhibitory activity protein 2 isoform X6 has protein sequence MAEEFKAESVVTEATDMKGAAKIYYTLAVEKIKDVVSSLPDDIRPGPDLYGLPWEAVVFTGFLGLFTLLLFSCRFIHSVKSRLYASKEKQMAHKVAELLDEKCKVLETFSEVKQRFDKLESALQNNGVSAQAAEKDSVEVASQKLEQSNAQMKKEIKRLQEELSQQNKARKQQEDQLAELEQILSNLEEEAKDRKSQLEQDNTTLKIHEINTERLQKNLQAAKEEHAMLLESKAQLVQEAEGWGERLGELEEEMKMCERSHSGMLEDCTNKDERIKSLTECLLKMRDWDSEDESSVDGSTNTAGTENGDSSEFHKKQKVQKLIEAAKMSADLKSMEEDKNRVFAKLADEIKAKEDLHEGIKQLEEQKEVLESESANYSSESQKLQQKLQIMTEMYQENELKLHRMLTVEEKERSQKEEKLNKAGKKISLTAEELITYRQRAKDLEEELDRTSQAYKNQITSHEKKAHDNWLAARAADRDLADVKRENANLRQKLTDAQFKVDILEKDVREGRPLFRGERSPYGPSPLGRPSSETRAFLSPPTLMDGPPRLSPQFMGPGRASRGLVEPPSGGPDFERSGPHSDSGSLSPSWDRERRGPPAPPGHPLPDPGLPYRRPPPGPYSMGPLPHRPPLPPEPYFDDKSDPSFLRNSSSISENESRDGPHSMTGDMRLPPDPDSRMGPPPGPPLMGIPPPMDPRDPRFLHRGPYGPPEFFLPRGPGVPPIGMRGPLPPGMFPRAPMPLPQHMGYLPPRPPPDSFHPGPPPRPSPPGSEQPPNQSPSPHDVI, from the exons ATGGCAGAAGAATTTAAGGCCGAGTCGGTCGTCACGGAAGCGACTGACATGAAAGGAGCAGCGAAGATTTACTACACACTCGCGGTGGAGAAAATCAAAGAT GTTGTGTCTTCACTTCCTGATGATATCAGGCCTGGTCCTGACTTATATGGACTTCCATGGGAAGCTGTGGTTTTCACTGGATTTTTAGGTTTATTCACACTGCTTCTGTTCAGCTGCAGGTTCATTCATTCT GTCAAAAGTCGACTATATGCAA GTAAAGAGAAGCAAATGGCACATAAAGTGGCTGAACTGCTTGATGAAAAGTGCAAGGTGCTGGAGACATTCAGTGAAGTAAAACAGAGG TTTGACAAACTAGAGTCCGCACTGCAGAACAATGGCGTGTCTGCTCAAGCTGCAGAAAAAGACAGTGTAGAG GTGGCATCACAGAAACTTGAACAATCAAATGCTCAGATGAAAAAGGAAATTAAGAGGCTACAAGAAGAGCTGTCCcaacaaaacaaagcaagaAAACAACAAGAGGATCAG CTTGCTGAACTCGAACAGATTTTAAGTAATTTAGAAGAGGAGGCTAAGGATCGAAAGTCACAGTTAGAACAG GACAACACAACACTGAAGATCCATGAGATCAACACAGAGAGACTACAGAAAAACCTGCAGGCAGCCAAAGAAGAGCATGCAATGTTGCTTGAGAGTAAAGCACAG CTGGTGCAAGAAGCAGAGGGCTGGGGTGAACGTCTCGGTGAGCTGGAGGAGGAGATGAAAATGTGTGAAAGATCTCATTCTGGCATGCTGGAGGACTGCACTAATAAAGATGAACGCATCAAG TCACTGACAGAGTGCCTTTTGAAGATGCGAGATTGGGATTCTGAGGACGAGAGCAGCGTTGATGGCAGCACTAATACAGCTGGAACTGAGAATGGTGACAGTTCAG AGTTCCATAAGAAGCAAAAAGTACAGAAACTCATTGAAGCAGCCAAG ATGAGTGCAGACTTAAAGTCCATGGAGGAGGACAAAAACAGGGTGTTCGCCAAACTCGCAGATGAAATTAAAGCCAAAGAAGATCTCCATG AGGGGATCAAACAACTTGAGGAGCAGAAGGAGGTGTTGGAGTCGGAGAGTGCCAACTATTCTAGTGAAAGCCAGAAACTCCAGCAGAAACTTCAGATCATGACAGAGATGTACCAAGAGAATGAACTCAAACTACACAG GATGTTGACGGTGGAGGAGAAGGAGCGCTCACAGAAGGAGGAGAAGCTCAACAAGGCAGGCAAAAAGATCAGTCTCACTGCAGAGGAGCTCATCACTTATAG ACAGCGAGCCAAAGACCTAGAGGAGGAACTGGACCGGACTTCACAGGCTTATAAGAATCAG aTTACATCTCATGAGAAAAAGGCTCATGATAACTGG CTAGCCGCAAGGGCAGCGGATCGAGACCTGGCTGATGTCAAGAGAGAAAACGCAAATCTCCGCCAGAA GCTGACTGATGCCCAGTTTAAAGTCGATATTCTTGAAAAGGATGTACGAGAGGGCAGACCTTTATTTAGAG GTGAAAGATCTCCATATGGACCCTCTCCTCTTGGCCGACCATCCTCAGAAACACGGGCCTTCCTGTCCCCTCCTACACTAATGGACGGCCCCCCTCGACTCTCACCCCAGTTTATGGGTCCAGGCAGAG CATCCCGAGGCCTGGTAGAGCCCCCTAGTGGTGGGCCAGACTTTGAGCGCAGTGGCCCTCACTCTGATAGTGGCTCACTGTCTCCCTCCTGGGACAGGGAACGCAGGGGCCCTCCCGCCCCTCCAG GTCACCCTCTCCCAGATCCAGGTTTGCCATACAGGAGGCCTCCTCCAGGTCCGTATTCTATGGGTCCTTTGCCTCATAGACCTCCACTTCCTCCTGAGCCATACTTTGATGACAAATCAG ATCCATCATTTTTAAGAAACAGCTCATCTATCAGTGAGAATGAGAGCAGAGAT GGACCTCACTCGATGACTGGTGACATGAGATTGCCCCCTGACCCAGATTCAAGAATGGGACCTCCTCCTGGTCCCCCGTTGATGGGAATACCTCCACCGATGGACCCTAGGGACCCACGTTTCCTACACAGGGGCCCTTATGGACCTCCGGAGTTCTTTCTCCCTCGTGGGCCTGGAGTTCCCCCCATTGGCA TGCGAGGGCCACTTCCCCCTGGGATGTTTCCCAGAGCTCCAATGCCGCTCCCTCAACATATGGGCTATCTGCCACCAAGACCTCCACCTGACAGTTTCCACCCTGGACCGCCTCCCAGACCCTCCCCACCAGGCAGCGAGCAGCCACCCAACCAGTCGCCCTCTCCTCATGATGTCATCTGA